The genomic segment GGTCAAAATGTCGGGAACCACGCCGCGCGCCGCCAGCTCGGGAATCACGTCCGCGCAGTTGCCGACCAGCCCCACCGAGACGGCTTCCTTCTTGCGCACCGCGTTCTTCAGGATACGCAGCGCCTCGTCCAGCGAGTTGACCATGAAGTCGCAGTAGCCGGTCTTGAGCCGCTTCTTGATGCGCTCCGGATCTACCTCCACGCCCAGAAAGGCGGCCCCCGTCATGGTGGCGGCCAGGGGCTGCGCGCCGCCCATCCCGCCCATGCCGCCGCTGACGATGAGCTTGCCCTCCAGCTCCCCGCCGAAATGCTTCTCGCTCGCCGCGGCGAAGGTCTCGAAGGTCCCCTGGATGATCCCCTGCGAGCCGATGTAGATCCAGGAGCCCGCGGTCATCTGCCCGTACATCATCAGGCCCATGCGCTCCAGCTCGTTGAACTTCTCCCAGTTGGACCAGTGGCCGACCAGGTTGGCGTTGGCTATGAGCACCCGCGGCGCGTACTCGTGGGTCGGAAAGACGCCCACCGGCTTCCCCGACTGGATGAGCAGGGTCTCGTCGTTCTTCAGTGCCTTGAGCGAGGCCACGATGGCGTGATAGGCCTCCCAGGAGCGGGCGGCGCGGCCGGTGCCTCCGTAGACCACCAGGTCGCGGGGGCGCTCGCCCACCTCCTCGTCGAGGTTGTTCATGAGCATGCGCAGGGCGGCTTCCTGCTGCCAGCCCTGGCAGGAGATAGCGGTGCCCCGCGGCGCCTTGACCGGGACATAGCTGGAGGGCGTGATTTCCGTCTCGACCGGCATAGAGGCATGGTAGTGCGGAGTGGCGGGTGCTGGCAATCCGAGGCTCCCGTGTGGGCCCTGGCTTCCAGCCGGACCAGAAGACAGCTCCGGTGGAAGGCAAGGAAAGCCTAGCGTAGAACGTCGATGCGGGTAGCGGGATGAATCTCGGTCCAGCCGTTGTCGCCGTCGGTGACGTAGGCGCCGGTGACGCGCACTCGATCCCCAACCTTGGGAACGCTGACCGGGGAGGTGAATCCGGAGCAGAGAGCGGCGGCTTCTCTGTCCGCCGGGCTGTGGTCGCAGACGATCTCCACCACAAGCCGGCGCCGCTGGTGGATCACATTCACCAGATTCAGGACCGACGCTGGATCGGGGTCGAGCCCGATGTGAAGGTCGCCGTCAGCCGCCGGGTGCACTGAGACAACGCGGCCCTCAACGGCGGTGCAGGCCTCGATCACGTGCAGTCTCTCCGGGGAGTAGGTGCGTCTCCATAGATCGCCGTTGCAATCCGCAGCCGGTAACCTCAGCGGCGCCGTGCCGGAATACCGGAGTCTGGCGGCAAGCAGAAATCCGACGAAGGCTACGCTCGCGATCACGATAGCGCGTCGGGCTGTGCGGCTCAAAGAGACCTCCGGCGATCTTGGGCGAAAGGGTTAAGGGCTAGCGGCGAAAGGCGGCTCACCACGAGCTGTACGCGCTGCCATCCAGCGCCGTGGCTCCCGACCCGCTGTGCACATCGGTGATGCCGGGCTGGGTCTGGTCGATGCTCTCCATCACGTCCTCGTTGACCACCACCCAGGTGTCGCGCGAGTTGGTCATGGGATCGACCGGGACCTCGTGCAGGTAGCCCGCCGTCACCAGGTCGTCGAGCGACTGGGGGGCGCGCAGCTTGTCGTAGGTGTACTGGTCGATGGAGGTGCGCAGCGTGAACAGGTCGTCGCGCAGCACCGCTTCCTTGGCCCGGCGCAGCGACTGCACGTAGTTGGGGATGGCCAGCCCCAGCAGGATGATGATCAGGCTGATCACGATCATCATCTCGATCAGGGTGAAGCCCCGGGTTTTGTGGCGGCGTAGCATGGGCTACCAGTCCGAGTACTTGGTGCCGTCCAGCGCGGTCCCGGTGGAGAGCGAGTACACGTCGAACACGTTGTCCCCGCTCCACGAGGTCGAGTCGGGGTCGTCCTTGAGCGCGCGCAGCCCCCACTCCGCTTTTCCGGTCATGGGGTCCACCGGGATGCGGCGCAGGAAGCGCACCTTCTTGCCGTTCACGTCCACGCCGTTGACCAGGGTCTCCAGGTCCGGAGGAT from the Terriglobales bacterium genome contains:
- a CDS encoding type II secretion system protein, with translation MVGLTLIELIVAIMILLILTTAAIPIARTRIKREKERELRRDLWEMRDAIDHYKEAADRGAFQIKVGSEGYPPDLETLVNGVDVNGKKVRFLRRIPVDPMTGKAEWGLRALKDDPDSTSWSGDNVFDVYSLSTGTALDGTKYSDW
- a CDS encoding urocanate hydratase (catalyzes the formation of 4-imidazolone-5-propanoate from urocanate during histidine metabolism); its protein translation is MPVETEITPSSYVPVKAPRGTAISCQGWQQEAALRMLMNNLDEEVGERPRDLVVYGGTGRAARSWEAYHAIVASLKALKNDETLLIQSGKPVGVFPTHEYAPRVLIANANLVGHWSNWEKFNELERMGLMMYGQMTAGSWIYIGSQGIIQGTFETFAAASEKHFGGELEGKLIVSGGMGGMGGAQPLAATMTGAAFLGVEVDPERIKKRLKTGYCDFMVNSLDEALRILKNAVRKKEAVSVGLVGNCADVIPELAARGVVPDILT
- a CDS encoding prepilin-type N-terminal cleavage/methylation domain-containing protein, with product MLRRHKTRGFTLIEMMIVISLIIILLGLAIPNYVQSLRRAKEAVLRDDLFTLRTSIDQYTYDKLRAPQSLDDLVTAGYLHEVPVDPMTNSRDTWVVVNEDVMESIDQTQPGITDVHSGSGATALDGSAYSSW